In Constrictibacter sp. MBR-5, a genomic segment contains:
- the cysG gene encoding siroheme synthase CysG — protein sequence MRAACRKPSEVAPGRLGALAKLPVFLDLAAKPALVAGGSPAAAWKAELLAAAGAAVAVHAVDPGPDMLALVDRGAAAGSITLHRSAWTAAAFAGTAIAVADIADPAEAADFAAAARAAGVPVNVVDTPALCEFQFGSIVNRSPVVIGISTDGAAPILGQAVRRRIETVLHPALAHWAALAKSMRATVMERLAPGAARRAFWERFSDRALAGDPPDAATEAAMLDGTSAGPSAGRVTLVGAGPGDAELLTLKALRALQAADVILFDDLVSAEVLKLARREARRMLVGKRGGRASCVQEDINDLMVRLARQGKHVVRLKSGDPMIFGRAGEEIEKLDAAGISLDVVPGITAGMALAATLGVSLTHRDLAQSVRFVTGCARTGDIPGELDWRGLADGRTSIIFYMAARRACGIAKGLMKEGLPADTPAVAIAGVSRHDEHRWTGRLDALGAAAAGMAGGAPVVLGIGQVFGCRAAAAMSDGWRLTG from the coding sequence ATGCGCGCCGCATGCAGGAAGCCGTCTGAGGTTGCCCCCGGCCGGCTCGGAGCGCTGGCCAAGCTGCCCGTCTTTCTCGATCTCGCGGCCAAGCCGGCGCTGGTAGCGGGCGGCTCCCCCGCGGCTGCCTGGAAGGCGGAGCTACTCGCCGCCGCCGGTGCGGCGGTCGCCGTCCATGCGGTGGATCCCGGCCCCGACATGCTCGCGCTGGTCGACCGCGGCGCCGCGGCCGGTTCCATCACCCTGCATCGGTCGGCATGGACCGCAGCCGCCTTCGCGGGCACCGCGATCGCCGTCGCCGACATCGCCGATCCCGCCGAAGCGGCCGATTTCGCCGCGGCTGCGCGGGCTGCCGGCGTACCGGTGAACGTGGTCGACACGCCGGCCCTGTGCGAATTCCAGTTCGGCAGCATCGTCAACCGGTCGCCCGTCGTGATCGGCATCTCGACCGACGGCGCGGCGCCGATCCTGGGACAGGCCGTTCGGCGGCGCATCGAAACGGTCCTGCATCCGGCGCTGGCGCATTGGGCGGCGCTGGCCAAGAGCATGCGCGCGACGGTGATGGAGCGCCTCGCGCCGGGCGCCGCGCGCCGCGCCTTCTGGGAGCGCTTCTCGGACCGCGCGCTGGCCGGTGACCCGCCGGATGCCGCCACCGAGGCCGCCATGCTCGACGGCACATCCGCCGGGCCGTCGGCCGGCCGCGTCACCCTCGTCGGTGCCGGCCCGGGCGACGCCGAACTGCTGACGTTGAAGGCGCTGCGCGCGCTCCAGGCGGCCGACGTCATCCTCTTCGACGATCTCGTTTCCGCCGAGGTGCTCAAACTCGCGCGCCGGGAAGCGAGGCGCATGCTGGTCGGCAAGCGCGGCGGCCGCGCCTCCTGCGTTCAGGAGGACATCAATGATCTGATGGTGCGGTTGGCGCGCCAGGGAAAGCACGTCGTCCGACTGAAGTCCGGGGATCCGATGATCTTCGGCCGCGCCGGCGAAGAGATCGAAAAGCTCGATGCCGCCGGTATTTCGCTCGACGTGGTGCCGGGCATTACGGCAGGCATGGCGCTCGCCGCCACCCTCGGCGTGTCGCTGACCCATCGCGATCTGGCACAGTCGGTTCGCTTCGTCACGGGATGCGCGCGGACCGGGGACATCCCCGGCGAGCTAGACTGGCGCGGGTTGGCCGACGGGCGGACCAGCATCATCTTCTACATGGCGGCGCGCCGGGCCTGCGGCATCGCCAAGGGCCTGATGAAGGAAGGCCTGCCGGCGGACACGCCGGCGGTGGCGATCGCGGGCGTATCGCGCCACGACGAGCATCGCTGGACCGGCCGGCTCGATGCGCTGGGTGCCGCCGCGGCGGGAATGGCGGGCGGCGCGCCCGTGGTGCTCGGCATCGGGCAGGTGTTCGGATGCCGAGCCGCGGCTGCGATGTCCGATGGATGGAGACTGACCGGATGA
- a CDS encoding uroporphyrinogen-III synthase, with amino-acid sequence MSLEGRRIVVPETRALDLFASMLERQGATTIRCPLVGIRDVEDAAPVEAWLHRLARGDFDDVVFYTGEGVSRLLDFADRTGIRADVVAALREVRKVVRGPKPTGALRRAGLGPDLSAAAPTTAGLIGTLGALPLQGRRVGIQLYPEAPSTLADFLLSRGAGCDPVLCYRYASEEEDDAVIEMIHKMAAGEVDLIAFTSTPQIRRLQKVAEAAGLQAMLQGAMATTQIAAVGPVTAEAVEKAGWLAAVVPANSFHLKPFMAEIVGVFGR; translated from the coding sequence ATGAGTCTCGAAGGACGCAGGATCGTGGTGCCGGAGACCCGCGCGCTCGACCTCTTCGCCTCCATGCTGGAGCGGCAGGGTGCGACGACCATCCGCTGCCCGCTGGTCGGCATCCGCGATGTCGAGGACGCCGCCCCGGTCGAGGCCTGGCTGCATCGCCTTGCTCGGGGTGATTTCGACGACGTCGTCTTCTACACGGGCGAAGGGGTGTCGCGCCTGCTGGATTTCGCGGATCGGACAGGCATCCGTGCCGATGTTGTCGCGGCACTCCGCGAGGTGCGGAAGGTGGTGCGCGGGCCGAAGCCCACCGGCGCCCTCCGGCGCGCCGGCCTAGGCCCCGACCTTAGCGCCGCGGCTCCGACCACGGCGGGCCTGATCGGGACACTGGGCGCGCTGCCCCTGCAGGGTCGGCGCGTGGGCATCCAACTTTATCCGGAAGCGCCGAGCACGCTGGCAGATTTCCTCCTATCCCGCGGGGCCGGGTGCGACCCCGTCCTGTGCTACCGCTATGCGTCCGAGGAGGAGGACGACGCGGTGATCGAGATGATCCACAAAATGGCAGCCGGCGAAGTAGACCTCATCGCCTTCACCAGCACACCGCAGATCCGGCGCCTGCAGAAGGTGGCGGAGGCCGCCGGCCTGCAAGCCATGCTCCAGGGCGCGATGGCAACGACACAGATCGCCGCCGTCGGCCCGGTTACGGCAGAGGCGGTTGAAAAAGCCGGATGGCTGGCGGCCGTCGTCCCCGCGAATAGCTTTCACCTCAAGCCCTTCATGGCCGAGATTGTCGGTGTCTTCGGCCGCTGA
- a CDS encoding transposase, protein MKALARHRSHSVAFKRQVAQEFLAGETLHGLAKRHDISRNLIRIWVEKYEAGAFDEDVQSADLLQVYEARIAALERLVGKQALELEFLKGAQRLGPGPTSAPMSVITGPAASPSRRDAV, encoded by the coding sequence ATGAAAGCTCTGGCAAGACACCGATCCCACAGCGTCGCGTTCAAACGGCAGGTCGCACAGGAGTTCCTGGCCGGGGAGACCCTGCACGGCTTGGCGAAGCGCCACGACATCTCGCGCAACCTGATCCGGATCTGGGTCGAGAAGTACGAGGCCGGCGCGTTCGATGAAGACGTGCAATCGGCGGATCTGCTCCAGGTCTACGAGGCGCGGATCGCCGCGCTCGAACGTCTGGTCGGCAAGCAGGCGCTCGAACTGGAGTTTTTAAAAGGGGCTCAGCGGCTCGGACCAGGACCGACAAGCGCGCCCATGTCCGTAATAACAGGCCCCGCGGCGTCTCCGTCACGGCGGGATGCCGTCTGA
- a CDS encoding site-specific DNA-methyltransferase: MTPVARFDASHYEGIDANLDAKAVAPLVGMSPLFITRVLGKKGTLGIDDVVCLLEQDAFRETFVPRSRVIDYLLRRPEVNLDKLPPVECDSYLVHGDVLSVLKMLPSGSVKCTVTSPPFWGMRAYDEERAVAWADGEVCALGCESTPEGFVRHNIEILHELRSVMQIDGSIWWNIGDSYNTRGRIRGSSREINRSMAGRGEDREYTSSRKRYSAGHSFLKDGDKCAIPSQIAHRAILIGYYLRAEIVWAKQNGLPEPRRSRTARAHETILHLALVRAPEFHHDAYFALSAERGGRNRSREPSRLTDVWSFPTTRGGGAHGAQFPVVLPARCIALSSTPGELVLDPFVGSGTSCAAAINQDRRFIGVDVSAKYLWSARDRISRDIGVEVTVITLNPTNAAAPYSDSYVVFAHAVGGGETGICFQALLNALSNSKEAATALP; the protein is encoded by the coding sequence ATGACCCCCGTGGCGCGATTTGATGCTAGCCACTATGAGGGAATTGATGCGAATCTGGATGCGAAGGCGGTAGCGCCGCTCGTGGGCATGTCGCCGCTTTTTATTACGCGGGTTCTTGGAAAAAAAGGAACGCTCGGAATAGATGACGTAGTGTGCCTATTGGAACAAGATGCGTTTCGTGAGACGTTTGTGCCAAGGAGCCGCGTCATTGATTACCTTTTAAGAAGGCCCGAGGTAAATTTAGATAAACTGCCCCCCGTCGAGTGTGATTCGTATCTGGTACACGGGGATGTTCTTTCTGTACTGAAAATGCTGCCGAGCGGGTCGGTAAAATGTACAGTGACCTCACCCCCCTTCTGGGGGATGAGAGCGTATGATGAAGAGCGGGCCGTCGCTTGGGCTGATGGCGAAGTGTGTGCGCTTGGGTGCGAAAGCACGCCCGAAGGATTCGTTAGGCACAATATAGAGATATTGCACGAATTGAGATCAGTAATGCAAATCGACGGTAGTATATGGTGGAATATTGGCGATTCCTACAATACGAGAGGAAGAATTCGGGGAAGCTCGCGAGAAATTAATCGATCTATGGCCGGTCGAGGTGAAGATCGTGAGTACACGAGTTCTCGGAAACGGTATAGCGCGGGGCACTCATTTTTGAAAGATGGTGACAAGTGCGCTATACCGTCCCAGATCGCGCACCGCGCTATTTTGATCGGCTATTACCTGCGGGCCGAGATCGTGTGGGCAAAACAGAATGGTCTTCCGGAACCTAGGCGGTCGAGGACTGCGCGGGCGCACGAAACTATCCTGCATTTAGCTTTGGTACGTGCCCCAGAGTTTCATCATGATGCCTATTTTGCTCTTAGTGCAGAGAGGGGCGGAAGAAATCGTAGCCGCGAACCAAGTAGACTTACAGATGTCTGGTCATTTCCCACTACTCGTGGCGGCGGTGCACATGGAGCGCAATTTCCAGTCGTGCTACCAGCCCGTTGTATAGCGCTTTCGAGCACGCCAGGTGAACTTGTCCTTGATCCGTTCGTCGGTTCGGGCACCTCGTGCGCAGCCGCGATCAACCAGGATCGCCGATTTATAGGAGTGGATGTTTCGGCCAAATACCTGTGGAGCGCACGTGATCGCATATCAAGAGATATCGGAGTTGAGGTTACTGTTATAACACTGAATCCGACCAACGCCGCGGCGCCATACAGCGATTCTTATGTTGTGTTTGCGCACGCGGTGGGCGGCGGAGAAACAGGTATATGCTTTCAAGCGCTGCTGAATGCCTTGTCGAACTCGAAAGAAGCCGCAACTGCTCTGCCCTGA
- a CDS encoding transposase, with translation MPRRKPPQRRAYDTDLTYGQWKLIAPLIPEANPGGRPRNAASREPVNAILHFLRAGMAWRLLPHDLSPWQTVY, from the coding sequence ATGCCGAGACGGAAGCCGCCGCAGCGGCGAGCGTATGACACCGACCTGACTTACGGTCAGTGGAAGCTGATCGCGCCGCTGATCCCCGAAGCGAACCCCGGCGGTCGGCCGCGCAACGCGGCCTCGCGCGAGCCGGTGAACGCAATCCTCCATTTTCTGCGCGCCGGCATGGCCTGGCGCCTGCTGCCGCACGACCTGTCGCCCTGGCAGACGGTCTACTAA
- a CDS encoding DNA adenine methylase: MYRYRGSKATLSPAILALISADTRHYIEPFAGSTRTAKAIISDSRFNGLSVTISDTDYVIFLFWKILRDEPKHLQSAIWDLVNKLLLPEQQRVWYRRTRVRLRVTGAFSCPIRRSAAFFMCSHYSRNGVALPREGFHSGGWSDFAHLKDAIRRVGEWSELFSNVEILHSDYRSVINRYASPYATFYLDPPYQFKYTDSIYWGGMDHIAFLNFISQTDARWILTYDVGQELREQWRMRNFWIDEDIGGIYARSRNPRTEFIARSQAPSLSALRRYNKIKRRLK, from the coding sequence ATGTACAGGTATCGCGGAAGCAAAGCGACTCTCTCTCCCGCAATATTGGCACTTATTTCGGCAGACACTCGCCACTATATCGAGCCATTCGCTGGAAGCACTAGAACGGCTAAGGCCATTATTTCTGATTCGCGATTTAATGGTCTCTCGGTAACAATCAGCGATACAGACTACGTTATTTTTCTTTTTTGGAAAATTCTCCGCGATGAGCCTAAACACTTGCAGTCTGCAATCTGGGACCTCGTGAACAAGCTCCTACTTCCAGAACAGCAGCGAGTGTGGTACAGAAGAACTCGAGTGCGGCTTCGGGTAACTGGAGCATTTTCCTGTCCTATCCGGCGAAGCGCCGCCTTCTTCATGTGCAGCCACTACAGCCGAAACGGCGTCGCGTTGCCGAGGGAGGGTTTCCATTCCGGCGGTTGGTCGGACTTCGCTCATCTGAAAGACGCGATACGACGAGTAGGCGAATGGTCGGAGCTATTTTCGAACGTTGAGATTTTGCATAGCGATTACCGTTCCGTTATCAACCGCTATGCGTCACCATATGCGACATTCTATTTGGATCCCCCGTATCAATTCAAATATACCGATAGTATCTATTGGGGTGGAATGGATCATATCGCGTTTCTTAATTTCATTTCACAAACGGATGCCCGCTGGATACTGACATATGACGTCGGCCAGGAGCTACGCGAACAATGGCGCATGAGAAATTTTTGGATCGACGAGGATATCGGCGGCATTTATGCGCGCAGTCGCAATCCGCGGACCGAGTTCATCGCGCGGTCGCAGGCGCCCTCTTTGTCGGCTCTGCGGAGGTATAACAAGATAAAGCGTCGGCTAAAATAA
- a CDS encoding UvrD-helicase domain-containing protein translates to MTSRIGSPDTQADIDVRICLDRKSPRSFVMVAGAGSGKTTSLIKALAHLGETRGPGLRRAGQKIACITYTEVAVAEISGDVGVSPLFHVSTIHSFLWSVIRPFKTDIAAWVVARIEEKIAEKREHYEKPRTQAKTKERLEREIAELEQDLAAIDRIETFAYGTGSSYAEGILGHDDILKLTPACVAQHPLLRQLIASRFPFIFVDESQDTNPHVVEALRQIAREQPRLCVGFFGDPMQKIYSTGTGFVDLLDGWAEITKPENFRCPTSVLSVINAIRQPADGLEQTRGRTRVVGGIEEPVSGTANLFILPADDQRTPRLAAVRTWLTAETGDELWLSDLRDSDVRLLVLVHRMAATRLGFPNLYAALNDKAPQSMSEGLGDGSAWPLRPFVQHILPMVTAAGWNDHFTIMSIVRAESPRLEPARLAGQVVSEVLADLQQAVDRLVGLMAQGSQASIGDVVRHVRDTELLRLDDRFAPHLLAEPVDDGHSGFANVQAFLACSVAELWSYRRYIDEESPFATHHGVKGAQFERVLVVIDDEEAAYNLYSYGKYFGFLPLSDRDQAHIDAGEESVLDRTCRLFYVCCSRALKDLAVVVFAQDVEAARAAIVGKNLFPEAAIRGIDAL, encoded by the coding sequence ATGACCAGCCGTATCGGTAGCCCCGATACCCAAGCGGACATCGATGTGCGCATTTGTCTCGACCGCAAATCGCCGCGTTCGTTCGTCATGGTCGCCGGCGCGGGATCGGGCAAGACAACGTCGCTCATCAAGGCGCTCGCGCATCTTGGCGAGACGCGCGGACCCGGGCTGCGTCGCGCCGGTCAGAAGATCGCATGCATCACCTACACCGAGGTCGCGGTCGCCGAAATTTCGGGCGATGTCGGCGTCTCGCCGCTGTTCCATGTTTCGACAATCCACAGCTTCCTGTGGTCGGTCATCCGGCCGTTCAAGACCGATATCGCCGCGTGGGTCGTGGCGCGGATCGAGGAGAAGATCGCCGAGAAGCGCGAACATTATGAAAAGCCTCGAACGCAGGCGAAGACGAAGGAGCGGCTTGAGCGGGAGATCGCCGAGCTCGAGCAAGACCTTGCTGCGATCGATCGGATTGAGACGTTCGCCTACGGCACCGGCAGCAGCTATGCCGAGGGCATTCTCGGCCATGACGACATTCTGAAGCTGACGCCCGCCTGCGTCGCGCAGCACCCGTTGCTGCGCCAACTGATCGCCAGTCGTTTTCCCTTCATCTTCGTCGACGAGAGCCAGGATACGAACCCGCATGTCGTCGAGGCATTGCGCCAGATCGCCCGCGAGCAGCCGCGGCTCTGTGTCGGTTTCTTCGGCGACCCGATGCAAAAGATCTACTCGACCGGGACCGGCTTCGTGGACCTGCTTGATGGGTGGGCGGAGATCACCAAGCCCGAGAATTTCCGCTGTCCGACCAGCGTGCTCAGCGTCATCAATGCGATCCGGCAGCCAGCGGATGGCCTGGAACAGACCCGCGGACGCACTCGTGTCGTCGGGGGCATCGAAGAGCCGGTTTCGGGAACCGCGAACCTGTTCATACTGCCGGCCGATGACCAACGGACCCCGCGCTTGGCAGCGGTGCGGACCTGGCTTACGGCGGAAACGGGCGACGAACTCTGGTTGAGTGACCTTCGCGATAGCGATGTCCGTCTCCTCGTGCTGGTCCATCGCATGGCCGCCACCCGGCTCGGCTTCCCGAACCTCTATGCCGCGCTCAACGACAAGGCGCCGCAGAGCATGAGCGAAGGGCTGGGAGACGGCAGCGCTTGGCCGCTACGGCCGTTTGTTCAGCATATCCTGCCGATGGTGACGGCCGCAGGGTGGAACGACCATTTCACCATCATGTCGATTGTACGCGCGGAAAGCCCGCGTCTGGAACCGGCGCGGTTGGCTGGGCAGGTGGTCAGTGAGGTGCTCGCGGACTTGCAACAGGCTGTTGATCGGCTCGTCGGATTGATGGCGCAGGGCTCTCAAGCATCCATCGGTGATGTAGTGCGCCATGTCCGTGACACCGAATTGCTGCGACTTGACGATCGGTTCGCGCCGCATCTACTCGCCGAGCCCGTCGACGATGGGCACAGCGGTTTCGCGAATGTGCAGGCGTTCCTTGCCTGCAGCGTTGCTGAACTCTGGTCTTACCGACGCTACATCGACGAGGAATCGCCTTTTGCAACGCATCACGGGGTGAAAGGCGCACAGTTCGAGCGCGTTCTGGTGGTGATCGACGATGAGGAAGCCGCCTACAACCTCTACTCTTACGGCAAGTATTTCGGGTTCCTCCCGCTGTCGGATCGGGATCAGGCACATATCGATGCGGGCGAGGAATCGGTGCTCGATCGCACCTGCCGCCTGTTCTACGTGTGCTGTTCGCGTGCCTTAAAAGATCTGGCCGTGGTCGTGTTCGCGCAGGACGTTGAGGCTGCGCGGGCCGCGATTGTGGGTAAGAACCTGTTTCCCGAGGCGGCGATCCGCGGCATCGACGCCCTCTAG
- a CDS encoding AAA family ATPase, which yields MILRKLAVRNFRRLRDVEIDLASDISIFVGANNSGKTSVGHALQLFTGRGRFDIHDFSAELWSDIIAFGDAIEGASLPTMEIDILFEIAAADVHRVIDLLPSLAWEGSLVGMRLVYAPVDPNATRERYRESRERALEAVPVNEAGERDYDPSPRNLQDFLRSRLKDEYQLRHYVLDPPRVGEADYRPMELAGRDRGGRDILASLLQIDFLHAQRHLSDGPGGARAEELSRVLSRFYARNLEQKAEDLETLRALSASEVSLNDHLKRVFEDTLQSLSKLGYPGLTNPRLIIRSALDPAQIMSSRDGARVHYALGPEPEEGDETEPPTLPDRYNGLGFKNLIFMVVELLDLHQQWLAIEDNRPPVHLIFIEEPEAHLHAQLQQVFIRKVMSILKLRGDDRTHYTSQVVVTTHSTHILYERGFRPIRYFRRSRSEAVLTSDVVNLSLFYDSTDPAERSFLERYLKLTHCDLFFADAAVLVEGNVERILLPQMIAKAAPRLQSTYLTLLEIGGAFGHKFKALIEFLGLTTLIITDLDSVIGPAIADDGEPAEGEAAGDVVDPINGCAGAVANEDDVDDEDDDEPAGKPGTSCVAGHPGAGTSNQTLRQWLPKCTTVAALWSAGDEQKTQPREGDSGALVRVAYQCPVEVTWGEETEALAGRTLEEAFALENLVWCQDVARRPLQLRIPKNGDKDLATLVTAIHKRVNSGSFNKTDFSLALLAEDPDAWVLPAYIAQGLEWLEEQIAPPEPEDDDDDEAPETLADPLEEVAAIVVAVAAGEEVA from the coding sequence ATGATTTTGAGGAAGCTCGCTGTTCGCAACTTTCGCAGGTTGCGAGACGTCGAAATTGATCTTGCCTCCGACATTTCGATTTTCGTCGGCGCGAACAACAGCGGGAAGACGTCTGTCGGGCACGCACTTCAGCTTTTCACGGGGCGCGGTCGCTTCGACATCCATGATTTTAGCGCGGAACTCTGGTCCGACATAATCGCCTTCGGTGACGCGATCGAAGGTGCGTCATTACCGACCATGGAAATCGACATCTTGTTCGAGATCGCTGCTGCCGATGTCCATCGTGTTATTGATCTGCTGCCGAGCCTCGCATGGGAGGGCTCGCTTGTCGGCATGCGCCTGGTCTACGCGCCGGTCGACCCCAACGCGACGCGGGAACGCTATCGCGAATCGCGCGAGCGCGCGCTGGAAGCCGTGCCGGTGAATGAGGCCGGGGAGCGCGATTACGACCCATCGCCGCGCAACTTGCAGGACTTCTTGCGCAGTCGCCTGAAGGATGAATATCAGCTTCGTCACTATGTCCTCGACCCCCCACGGGTAGGTGAGGCGGATTACCGGCCGATGGAGTTGGCTGGCCGTGATCGCGGCGGTCGCGATATCTTGGCCAGCTTGTTGCAGATCGATTTCCTGCACGCCCAACGTCACCTTTCGGATGGCCCCGGCGGGGCGCGTGCCGAAGAACTCTCCCGCGTGCTCAGCCGATTCTATGCCCGGAATCTCGAACAGAAGGCGGAGGATCTTGAGACTCTACGCGCACTGTCGGCCTCCGAGGTCTCGCTCAACGACCATCTCAAGCGCGTCTTCGAGGACACGCTGCAGAGCCTTTCGAAGCTCGGCTATCCCGGCCTCACCAATCCGCGGCTGATCATCCGGTCGGCACTCGATCCGGCGCAGATCATGAGCAGCCGTGATGGCGCGCGCGTCCATTATGCGCTCGGGCCGGAGCCAGAGGAAGGCGATGAGACCGAACCGCCGACTTTGCCCGATCGCTACAATGGTCTCGGTTTCAAAAACCTGATCTTCATGGTGGTCGAGCTGCTCGATCTCCACCAACAATGGCTGGCAATCGAGGACAATCGCCCACCCGTCCACCTGATCTTCATCGAGGAGCCCGAGGCGCATCTCCACGCCCAGTTGCAGCAGGTCTTCATCCGCAAGGTGATGAGCATCCTGAAGCTCAGAGGCGACGATCGCACCCATTATACCAGCCAGGTCGTCGTCACGACCCATAGCACCCATATCCTCTACGAACGCGGCTTCCGCCCGATCCGCTATTTTCGCCGCAGCCGCTCCGAAGCAGTCTTGACCTCGGACGTCGTCAACCTCTCGCTCTTCTATGACAGCACCGATCCTGCCGAACGCAGCTTTCTCGAGCGCTATCTTAAGCTGACGCACTGCGATCTCTTCTTTGCCGATGCCGCCGTTCTGGTCGAAGGCAATGTCGAGCGGATCCTGCTGCCGCAGATGATCGCCAAAGCCGCGCCGCGATTGCAATCGACCTATCTCACCTTGCTCGAGATCGGCGGCGCCTTCGGCCACAAGTTCAAAGCACTGATCGAGTTTCTCGGTCTCACCACCCTTATCATCACTGATCTCGACAGCGTCATCGGGCCGGCCATCGCCGACGACGGCGAGCCAGCCGAAGGCGAGGCCGCGGGCGACGTTGTTGATCCCATCAACGGTTGTGCGGGTGCCGTCGCCAATGAGGACGATGTTGACGACGAGGATGATGACGAGCCAGCCGGCAAGCCCGGCACATCTTGTGTCGCCGGCCATCCGGGCGCAGGAACGTCGAACCAGACGCTGCGGCAATGGCTGCCGAAATGCACGACGGTCGCCGCGCTTTGGAGCGCTGGCGACGAGCAGAAGACCCAGCCTCGCGAAGGCGACAGCGGCGCGCTCGTGCGCGTCGCCTACCAATGTCCGGTCGAGGTCACCTGGGGTGAGGAGACTGAGGCTCTCGCCGGCCGCACGCTGGAGGAAGCGTTTGCGCTCGAAAATCTAGTTTGGTGTCAGGATGTCGCGCGCAGGCCGCTCCAGCTGCGTATCCCGAAAAATGGTGACAAGGATCTGGCGACGCTGGTCACCGCGATTCACAAGCGGGTCAACAGCGGCAGCTTCAACAAGACCGATTTCTCGCTCGCTTTGTTGGCCGAAGATCCGGATGCCTGGGTCCTCCCCGCCTATATCGCTCAGGGGCTGGAGTGGCTCGAGGAGCAGATCGCACCTCCCGAGCCTGAGGACGATGACGATGACGAGGCTCCAGAGACACTCGCCGATCCGCTCGAGGAAGTGGCCGCAATCGTCGTGGCGGTCGCCGCCGGGGAGGAGGTCGCATGA